Proteins encoded within one genomic window of Spirulina major PCC 6313:
- a CDS encoding ATP-dependent Zn protease — MLQQTTLNLIAIGVFLMVLSVLVGPLIQLPPAIPAGVTLAVMVLYAADTLAWQGRVGSLLVDGVARFSSEHRDRILHHEAGHFITAYAYDIPILGYTLSAWEAWQQQKPGFGGVELDGSLPDAIASEGAIAQKQWLDRICIVWMAGIAAERLCYDSVEGGNDDRQRILETLSLTGQSLSGAAVKQQWAELQAKTLMERHRPAYDALVAAMADRASVADCCHALAEAGLAKG, encoded by the coding sequence ATGCTGCAACAAACCACATTGAACCTGATCGCCATTGGGGTGTTTTTGATGGTGTTGTCGGTATTGGTGGGGCCTCTGATCCAACTGCCGCCTGCGATTCCGGCGGGGGTAACGCTGGCGGTGATGGTGCTTTATGCAGCGGATACCTTGGCATGGCAGGGGCGCGTCGGGTCGCTGCTGGTGGATGGGGTGGCGCGGTTTTCCTCGGAGCATCGCGATCGCATTCTCCACCACGAAGCGGGGCACTTCATCACCGCCTACGCCTACGACATCCCGATTTTGGGCTATACCCTGTCGGCCTGGGAAGCGTGGCAGCAGCAAAAACCGGGGTTTGGCGGCGTGGAACTCGACGGCAGTTTACCCGATGCGATCGCATCTGAGGGAGCGATCGCCCAAAAACAATGGCTCGATCGGATCTGTATTGTCTGGATGGCAGGAATCGCCGCCGAACGCCTTTGTTATGACAGCGTTGAGGGGGGCAATGATGACCGTCAGCGAATTTTAGAGACTCTCTCTCTCACGGGGCAATCCCTCAGCGGCGCGGCGGTTAAGCAACAATGGGCCGAACTCCAAGCCAAAACATTAATGGAACGCCACCGCCCCGCCTACGATGCTTTGGTGGCGGCCATGGCCGATCGCGCCTCCGTGGCAGACTGTTGCCACGCTCTGGCTGAGGCGGGGTTAGCTAAAGGGTGA
- a CDS encoding RRXRR domain-containing protein, producing the protein MQRIPVQNPDGTPAMPTKSSRAQKWVAQGRATWVKTNLRIKAVRLKAEPSGRNTQPIVVGVDPGKLYSGIAVQSAQATLFQSHLELPYPRVRERMDHRRMLRRSRRSRRINRELPFQLRNHRQKRFNNRRKKKVAPSIRANRDLEFRVVQELSQLFPIATIGYEKVRADVDLTSGRKGAKSGKGFSPVMVGQAYAIEKMEQIAPVYTRYGWQQDGNGTAQLRSTLGLKKSQDKAEQIPQTHAVDGIALACGYFIGYRPFHRKRSHGYLWFGEVKLTSAPFVVIKRPPISRRQLHLMVPRKKGLRRKYGGTVTRHGFRKGDLVRAEMAGRVSVGYVSGDTTRQVSVSEFTWKRIGQFSAAKVELLYRATGILVSCPQRLSVSGAFNPAA; encoded by the coding sequence ATGCAACGCATCCCAGTCCAAAACCCTGATGGTACTCCTGCCATGCCCACCAAGAGTAGTCGCGCTCAAAAGTGGGTAGCGCAGGGCAGAGCTACATGGGTGAAAACCAATCTACGGATCAAGGCAGTGCGCCTAAAAGCGGAGCCATCGGGTCGTAATACCCAGCCCATCGTGGTCGGGGTCGATCCCGGCAAACTCTATTCAGGGATTGCCGTTCAATCCGCTCAAGCGACATTATTCCAGTCCCACCTAGAACTCCCCTACCCCAGGGTGCGTGAACGGATGGATCATCGCAGAATGCTACGGCGTTCTCGCCGCAGTCGGCGGATTAATCGAGAGTTACCCTTCCAGCTACGAAATCATCGCCAAAAACGATTTAACAACCGTAGAAAAAAGAAAGTCGCGCCCAGTATCCGAGCTAACCGAGACCTAGAGTTTCGAGTTGTTCAGGAGTTGTCCCAACTATTCCCCATTGCCACCATTGGCTATGAGAAAGTTCGCGCCGACGTGGACTTAACCTCAGGTCGAAAGGGAGCAAAATCTGGGAAAGGTTTCTCTCCGGTCATGGTGGGGCAAGCCTACGCCATTGAGAAAATGGAGCAGATTGCCCCCGTCTACACTCGCTACGGGTGGCAGCAGGATGGCAACGGCACCGCTCAACTTCGCTCTACCCTGGGATTGAAGAAGTCTCAGGACAAAGCAGAACAAATTCCCCAAACCCATGCGGTAGATGGTATCGCTTTAGCCTGTGGATACTTCATCGGGTATCGTCCCTTCCACCGGAAACGCAGTCACGGTTATCTTTGGTTTGGAGAGGTTAAGCTCACATCTGCCCCATTTGTGGTGATTAAACGGCCACCCATCAGTCGCAGGCAACTGCACCTCATGGTTCCCCGTAAAAAGGGTCTACGCCGCAAATATGGGGGCACAGTAACCCGCCATGGATTCCGGAAGGGGGATCTAGTGCGGGCTGAGATGGCAGGTCGTGTCTCGGTGGGCTATGTGAGTGGGGATACAACTCGGCAAGTTTCTGTTTCTGAGTTCACTTGGAAGCGTATTGGGCAGTTTAGTGCTGCCAAGGTTGAGCTACTCTATCGCGCCACGGGTATTTTGGTCAGTTGCCCGCAGAGATTGTCAGTCAGTGGGGCATTTAACCCCGCTGCCTGA
- a CDS encoding NAD(P)/FAD-dependent oxidoreductase: MTDCIIVGAGPAGGAAAYHLAKRGLSVLVLEKAALPRSKPCGGGVSPAIAAWFDFDFEPAIAAHVDQVRFTWQQGDPVQVRLRTEPMWMVQREVFDPFLLKQAEAVGATVQDQTSVTGLSFDGNQWQVTTNREVLTATYVIAADGAMGICAKLLGLKGCGRSAIAASAYLNDAPSEPTLAQFDFGQVKNGFIWNFPQGDRTVVSAATMEGKGKERDLEQQLRHYLGDRTATIQPAAMNLWTHQAPLHTQNALLVGDSAGLADPLLAEGIRPALWSGVKAAEAIAAAQAGDGDAIANYSQVIQASWGENMVLAQRVSGIFYKFPKLAYTVGIKQPFATTLMSKILCGQLTYSAVLDRAMTALKKKLSPFS; this comes from the coding sequence ATGACAGACTGTATTATTGTGGGCGCTGGCCCAGCAGGGGGGGCGGCGGCCTATCACCTGGCTAAACGGGGACTTTCGGTTCTGGTGTTGGAAAAAGCGGCGTTACCCCGGAGTAAGCCCTGTGGGGGTGGGGTGTCGCCGGCGATCGCAGCCTGGTTTGATTTTGATTTTGAACCGGCGATCGCGGCTCATGTGGATCAAGTGCGCTTTACCTGGCAACAGGGTGATCCGGTGCAGGTGCGGTTGCGCACGGAGCCGATGTGGATGGTGCAGCGGGAGGTGTTTGATCCCTTTTTGCTGAAGCAAGCGGAGGCCGTCGGGGCAACGGTGCAGGATCAAACCTCGGTGACGGGGTTGAGTTTTGACGGGAACCAGTGGCAAGTGACGACCAATCGGGAAGTCCTGACGGCCACCTATGTGATTGCGGCGGATGGGGCGATGGGTATCTGTGCCAAGCTGCTGGGGCTAAAAGGCTGTGGACGCTCGGCGATCGCCGCCTCAGCCTATCTCAACGACGCACCATCAGAACCCACCTTGGCCCAATTTGATTTTGGTCAGGTGAAAAATGGGTTTATTTGGAATTTTCCCCAGGGCGATCGCACCGTCGTCAGTGCCGCCACCATGGAAGGAAAAGGCAAAGAGCGCGACCTAGAGCAACAATTGCGGCACTACCTTGGCGATCGCACCGCCACGATTCAACCCGCTGCGATGAATCTCTGGACTCACCAAGCCCCCCTCCACACCCAAAACGCCCTACTGGTGGGGGATAGTGCTGGTTTAGCTGATCCCCTCCTCGCCGAAGGAATTCGCCCGGCCTTGTGGAGTGGGGTGAAAGCCGCTGAAGCGATCGCCGCTGCCCAGGCGGGGGATGGTGATGCGATCGCCAACTATAGCCAAGTGATCCAAGCGAGTTGGGGCGAAAATATGGTGTTGGCCCAACGGGTGAGCGGTATTTTCTACAAGTTCCCCAAACTAGCCTACACCGTGGGGATTAAACAACCCTTCGCCACCACCCTGATGAGCAAAATTCTCTGCGGTCAACTCACCTATTCCGCTGTATTGGATCGGGCGATGACGGCGTTGAAAAAGAAACTTTCACCCTTTAGCTAA
- a CDS encoding NAD-dependent epimerase/dehydratase family protein, which produces MIPEPVHPDSVTPEPVTPPAVQSEPAKADPIPPQPVNPPTPDPLSHQTPPRPAQSKRIFITGGSGCIGHYLAESLIETSDHELFFLIRNPDKIQFDCDARPGIHIIYGDMNTIDDQAQLLKTIDVAILTANAWGGAKEVFDVNVAKTHRLINLLDPDRCQQILYFSTASILDQENKLLEQAKQIGTEYIRSKYNCYTQLTRSPLADKITVLFPTLVFGGSSTKPYSHISGGLAEVSKWIGLARFFKADASFHYLHGRDIAAVVRHLVDHPLAKNVQDELNDIPLKQVILGNPALTVNNAIRELCLYFGQKIYFQITVSLGLANLLIKVFRIQMAAWDRFCLTYRHFTYQNPVNPATFGLPVFCPTLSDIFLATGIKGKRMPTQSQPDTLQ; this is translated from the coding sequence GTGATCCCTGAGCCTGTTCATCCCGATTCCGTGACCCCCGAACCCGTGACCCCCCCAGCGGTGCAGTCCGAACCGGCCAAGGCTGATCCCATCCCCCCGCAGCCGGTGAACCCGCCCACCCCTGACCCGTTGAGCCACCAAACCCCACCGCGCCCCGCCCAAAGCAAGCGTATTTTTATCACCGGCGGCAGTGGTTGCATTGGTCACTACCTTGCCGAAAGCCTGATCGAAACCAGCGATCACGAACTCTTTTTTCTGATTCGTAACCCCGACAAAATTCAATTTGATTGTGATGCACGTCCCGGCATTCACATCATTTACGGGGACATGAACACCATCGATGACCAAGCCCAACTCCTCAAAACCATTGATGTAGCGATCCTCACTGCCAATGCTTGGGGTGGGGCCAAGGAAGTGTTTGATGTCAACGTCGCAAAAACCCATCGGTTGATCAACCTCCTCGACCCCGATCGCTGCCAGCAAATTCTCTATTTTTCCACCGCCAGCATTCTCGACCAAGAAAACAAACTCCTCGAACAGGCCAAGCAGATTGGCACCGAGTACATTCGGTCGAAATACAATTGCTATACCCAATTAACGCGATCGCCCCTCGCCGACAAAATCACCGTCCTCTTTCCCACCCTCGTCTTTGGTGGCAGCAGCACCAAGCCCTACTCCCACATTTCCGGCGGTCTTGCTGAGGTGTCGAAATGGATCGGGCTGGCTCGCTTCTTCAAGGCCGATGCTAGTTTTCACTACCTCCACGGCCGCGATATTGCCGCCGTGGTGCGCCATCTTGTTGATCATCCCCTCGCCAAGAATGTGCAGGACGAGTTAAACGATATTCCTCTCAAACAGGTCATCCTGGGTAATCCTGCCCTCACCGTGAACAACGCGATCCGCGAACTTTGCCTCTATTTTGGGCAGAAAATTTATTTTCAAATCACTGTGTCCTTGGGGTTGGCGAATCTGTTGATCAAGGTGTTTCGGATTCAAATGGCGGCCTGGGATCGGTTTTGTCTGACCTATCGCCACTTTACCTACCAAAACCCCGTCAACCCCGCCACCTTTGGTTTACCGGTCTTTTGCCCCACGCTCTCTGATATTTTTCTCGCCACCGGCATTAAGGGTAAACGGATGCCAACACAATCTCAACCTGACACCCTTCAATGA
- a CDS encoding HAD family hydrolase, with protein sequence MVTVQCGTTQFNGIEAIIFDKDGTLEHSANYLRELAQKRSRLIDAQIPGVGEPLLMAFGVQGDSLDPQGLMTVGSRKENEIAAAAYIAETGRSWAEARAIAHQAFEDSHQYVPRNAQTSPCFPGVRSALESLAATGIALGVLSAAVTVEVQEFVRYAELQPFFALELGHEDDGLAKPDPALYLKACGLLNVAPERTVMVGDSAFDWQMARAAGAGGVVGICWGNGAAVPRESVDSAIASLAEITILAA encoded by the coding sequence TTGGTAACCGTACAGTGTGGAACGACCCAGTTTAACGGGATCGAGGCGATTATTTTCGATAAAGATGGCACCTTGGAACATTCGGCCAACTATTTACGGGAATTGGCCCAGAAGCGATCGCGCCTCATTGATGCCCAAATCCCCGGCGTGGGGGAACCGTTGCTGATGGCCTTCGGCGTGCAAGGCGACAGCCTCGATCCCCAAGGGTTAATGACCGTCGGCAGTCGTAAGGAAAACGAAATCGCCGCCGCGGCCTACATTGCCGAAACTGGCCGCAGTTGGGCCGAAGCGCGGGCGATCGCCCACCAAGCCTTTGAAGATTCCCATCAATACGTGCCCCGCAATGCCCAAACTAGCCCGTGTTTTCCAGGGGTACGCTCGGCCCTTGAATCCCTGGCAGCGACGGGGATCGCCTTGGGGGTGCTTTCGGCGGCGGTGACGGTGGAGGTGCAGGAATTTGTCCGCTATGCCGAATTACAGCCATTTTTTGCGCTGGAGTTGGGCCATGAAGACGACGGACTCGCGAAACCCGATCCGGCTCTGTACCTCAAAGCCTGTGGATTGCTCAACGTAGCCCCAGAGCGGACGGTGATGGTGGGAGATTCGGCCTTTGATTGGCAGATGGCACGGGCGGCAGGGGCTGGGGGTGTGGTGGGAATTTGTTGGGGCAATGGGGCGGCAGTACCGAGGGAATCGGTGGATAGTGCGATCGCATCCCTCGCCGAGATCACGATCCTCGCCGCCTAA
- a CDS encoding MASE1 domain-containing protein, with product MVVRPRFGSRRYIALVTAIMVSYCGFGLLGLKLAVLPGDVTAVWIPAGIALAATLRWGFQIWPGILLGSFGISIFTNPSPVSLSIGAVTSIGNTLTPLIGTGLIVRFAKTRYPLKRSPQIFQLVAFGGILAQGISATIGVLSLCVGGWVAWNLFGSAWLTWWISNLAGVLIFTPLLLTWKRPPQTLLLVSPSNRRSFSLEILSWGLLFCLVGSLAFWYGHPVEYLIIPLLVWAAFRFSEQGTTLAIAVTGLTAIAGTVLERSSFIRDDFTQSLLFLESYIGVVSVTTLVLMAVLQERRRATAQLKQAKAELETRVMERTQELSIANEALQRKEIRLQEKANSLAQALQELQQTQIQLIQSEKMTSLGQLVAGIAHEINNPVSFIYSNLTPAQNYVQDLLNLIDLYSEKHPDPDPDIIDFVETVDLDFLKEDIFKLLDSMKSGADRIHRIVLSLRNFSRLDEAELKWVDIHAGIDSTLLILQHRLDGFYADHLDRTVPPITVIKDYGTVPDVECYAGEINQVFMNILSNAIDALGRLDGDEPRTIHITTALRGDRVTIAIADNGPGISPADQTSIFDPFFTTKPVGQGTGLGLYTSYEMVVKNHHGALTCDTTPGAGACFTLELPLTQTMRSPLTEA from the coding sequence ATGGTTGTCCGTCCTCGTTTCGGTAGTCGTCGCTATATCGCCCTCGTCACAGCAATCATGGTGAGCTACTGCGGTTTTGGGCTGCTGGGCTTAAAACTGGCCGTCTTACCGGGGGATGTAACCGCCGTTTGGATTCCGGCAGGCATTGCCCTCGCGGCAACCCTCCGCTGGGGTTTTCAGATCTGGCCAGGGATTCTTTTAGGTTCCTTTGGCATCTCCATTTTCACCAATCCTTCCCCCGTGAGCCTGAGCATTGGCGCTGTCACCTCCATCGGCAACACCCTCACCCCCCTGATCGGCACAGGGTTGATCGTCCGGTTCGCCAAAACCCGGTATCCCCTGAAGCGATCGCCGCAAATCTTTCAACTCGTGGCCTTTGGGGGCATCCTCGCCCAAGGGATCAGCGCCACCATTGGCGTGCTTTCCCTCTGTGTGGGGGGTTGGGTGGCATGGAACCTGTTTGGCTCAGCCTGGCTCACTTGGTGGATTTCTAATCTGGCGGGTGTGCTGATCTTCACTCCCTTGCTCCTCACCTGGAAACGTCCACCCCAAACACTGCTCCTCGTCTCACCTTCAAACCGTCGCTCATTTTCCCTCGAAATCCTCAGTTGGGGCTTGCTGTTTTGCCTGGTGGGGAGCCTCGCTTTTTGGTATGGGCATCCGGTGGAATATCTGATTATTCCCCTGTTAGTGTGGGCGGCCTTTCGCTTTTCGGAACAGGGGACAACCTTGGCGATCGCCGTCACCGGATTAACTGCGATCGCCGGAACAGTCCTCGAACGCAGTTCCTTCATCCGTGACGACTTCACCCAATCGCTTCTCTTCCTAGAGTCCTACATCGGCGTTGTTTCCGTCACCACCCTTGTCCTCATGGCTGTCCTCCAAGAACGCCGCCGCGCCACCGCCCAACTCAAACAAGCCAAAGCAGAACTCGAAACCCGCGTCATGGAACGCACCCAAGAACTCTCCATCGCCAACGAAGCCCTCCAACGCAAAGAAATCCGCCTCCAAGAAAAAGCCAACTCCCTCGCCCAAGCCCTCCAGGAACTCCAACAAACCCAAATCCAACTGATCCAGAGCGAAAAAATGACCAGCTTGGGGCAATTAGTCGCTGGAATTGCCCATGAAATCAATAACCCAGTCAGCTTTATTTATAGTAATCTCACCCCCGCCCAAAACTACGTCCAAGACCTCCTCAATCTTATTGATCTCTATAGCGAAAAACATCCTGATCCCGACCCGGATATTATTGATTTTGTCGAAACGGTGGATTTGGATTTTCTGAAGGAAGATATCTTTAAACTGCTTGACTCAATGAAGTCTGGAGCCGATCGCATCCATAGGATTGTTTTGAGTTTGCGCAATTTTTCTCGCTTGGATGAAGCGGAATTAAAATGGGTAGATATTCATGCGGGCATTGATAGCACGTTGCTCATTTTGCAACATCGCCTAGATGGCTTTTATGCGGATCATCTAGACCGTACAGTTCCCCCGATTACTGTGATCAAAGACTATGGAACAGTGCCAGATGTTGAATGTTATGCGGGGGAAATCAATCAGGTTTTCATGAATATTTTGTCTAATGCGATTGATGCCCTTGGTCGGCTGGATGGGGACGAACCGCGTACCATCCACATTACGACGGCGCTCAGAGGCGATCGCGTCACTATTGCGATCGCCGACAATGGCCCCGGTATTTCCCCCGCCGATCAAACGTCCATTTTTGACCCGTTCTTCACCACCAAACCTGTGGGCCAGGGTACGGGTCTTGGTCTCTACACGAGCTATGAAATGGTCGTCAAAAACCATCACGGCGCGTTAACCTGTGACACCACACCCGGCGCAGGCGCGTGTTTTACCCTCGAACTGCCCCTGACCCAAACGATGCGATCGCCCCTCACTGAGGCTTAG
- the glpD gene encoding glycerol-3-phosphate dehydrogenase, with amino-acid sequence MRNFTHLEQETFDLIVIGGGINGAGVARDAALRGLKTVVIERGDFASGTSSWSTRLVHGGLRYLEYFEVPLVRESLREREVLLRMAPHLVKPLLLTVPIYKGRSRPYWKIQAGMCLYDLLSYDKSVPKHRMLPKDEFQQLFRTMDRENLKGGAQYYDAQAAYAERLCLENIFEAQSAGATVCNYMAATNFDVNGDRITAVHCQDQLSGQPYTLKTHDDTVVINTAGPWVDQVLNLTPDALRSTRKIGGTKGSHIVVKPFPGAPDSALYVEAKTDGRPFFIVPWLGHVLIGTTDLRFEGELDPLKADNDEVDYLLKETNLIIPTANLGRDEVTFTYSGVRPLPYQEGKNPGELTRKHILFDHTKEGVKNLISLIGGKLTTFRHVGEEMVDAAYRKMGRMAPPCPTLTQPLPGCILPTDDRIQAHVEQYGDRVSTATVHHLFTLYGSQGAQVLALVDESPELAELIHPQLPDIKAQIVYGFRSEMAETFVDITRRRTTIAMLENYGLDTLPVLADIAQRYCGWDGERCDRNITAYHQFMAANCIPDYQCNPEPVAV; translated from the coding sequence ATGCGAAATTTTACCCATCTTGAACAGGAAACCTTCGACCTGATCGTGATCGGAGGTGGTATTAATGGGGCTGGTGTAGCCCGTGATGCAGCCCTCCGTGGCCTGAAAACGGTTGTGATTGAGCGGGGGGATTTTGCCAGCGGCACATCAAGCTGGTCAACTCGGTTAGTCCATGGTGGGCTGCGGTATTTGGAATATTTTGAAGTGCCACTGGTGCGGGAATCCTTGCGGGAACGGGAAGTGCTCCTGCGGATGGCTCCCCATTTGGTGAAGCCGTTGCTGTTGACTGTGCCGATCTACAAAGGGCGATCGCGCCCCTACTGGAAAATTCAAGCCGGGATGTGTCTCTATGACCTTCTCAGCTACGATAAATCCGTCCCCAAACACCGGATGCTCCCCAAAGACGAGTTTCAACAACTCTTCCGCACCATGGATCGGGAAAACCTCAAAGGCGGGGCGCAATATTACGATGCCCAAGCTGCCTATGCGGAGCGGCTCTGTTTAGAAAATATCTTTGAGGCTCAAAGTGCGGGCGCGACGGTTTGTAACTACATGGCGGCGACGAATTTTGATGTTAACGGCGATCGCATCACCGCCGTTCATTGCCAGGATCAACTTTCTGGCCAACCCTATACCCTCAAAACCCACGACGATACCGTGGTGATCAACACCGCTGGCCCTTGGGTGGATCAGGTGTTGAACCTCACCCCCGATGCTCTGCGCTCCACCCGCAAAATCGGCGGCACTAAAGGCAGCCATATCGTCGTCAAACCCTTCCCCGGTGCGCCAGATTCCGCGCTCTATGTGGAAGCGAAAACCGATGGCCGCCCCTTCTTCATCGTGCCCTGGTTGGGCCATGTCCTGATTGGTACTACCGATCTTCGCTTTGAGGGTGAACTTGACCCCCTGAAAGCGGATAACGATGAAGTGGATTATCTGCTCAAAGAAACGAACTTGATTATTCCGACGGCGAATCTGGGCCGGGATGAGGTGACGTTTACCTATTCTGGAGTGCGGCCGCTGCCCTATCAGGAAGGCAAAAATCCCGGCGAGCTAACGCGCAAACATATTTTGTTTGACCACACCAAAGAAGGGGTTAAGAATTTGATCTCGCTGATCGGCGGCAAGCTCACCACCTTCCGCCATGTGGGGGAAGAAATGGTAGATGCGGCCTATCGGAAAATGGGGCGGATGGCTCCCCCTTGTCCAACCTTGACGCAGCCGCTGCCGGGGTGCATTTTGCCCACGGACGATCGCATTCAAGCCCATGTGGAGCAATATGGCGATCGCGTCTCCACCGCAACAGTCCATCATCTGTTTACTCTCTACGGCTCCCAAGGGGCGCAGGTGTTGGCGTTGGTGGATGAATCGCCGGAATTGGCCGAGTTGATCCATCCTCAATTGCCCGACATCAAGGCGCAGATTGTCTACGGGTTCCGCTCGGAAATGGCCGAAACCTTTGTGGACATCACCCGCCGCCGCACGACGATCGCTATGCTCGAAAACTATGGCCTCGATACCCTGCCGGTGTTAGCCGACATTGCCCAACGCTATTGCGGTTGGGACGGTGAACGCTGCGATCGCAACATTACCGCGTACCATCAATTCATGGCAGCCAACTGCATCCCGGATTATCAATGCAATCCGGAACCCGTTGCGGTCTGA
- the codA gene encoding cytosine deaminase, whose translation MTDFDLIVRRARLWTDHLSAAVDVGIVGDRIMAIEPHLTNTAPVEIDAAEKMVSAPFVESHIHLDSAMTVGEPRWNESGTLFEGIRIWGERKQSLTSEDVQARAIAALKAQASQGVLFVRTHADVSEATLTALKSLLAVREAVRDWVTVQVVAFPQDGLYGSPRNEGLMEEAIALGVDVIGGIPHYELTREDGVRSVERLFELAIQHDRLIDLHCDEIDDEQSRFLEVMAACTLRSGLGDRVTASHTTAFGSYNNAYATKLMGTLRRAQLNIIANPLINITLQGRGDTYPKRRGITRVKELWQNGINVSLGNDCIQDPWYALGTGNMLDPASMAIHACHMTGRAEMEACYDMVTRHGAKTLHVGDRYGLEVGKPANLICLDAIDPYDALRRRATVTQVISRGHLLAQTQPPQCQWHGA comes from the coding sequence ATGACGGATTTTGATCTGATTGTGCGGCGGGCGCGACTGTGGACGGATCACCTCAGTGCGGCGGTGGATGTGGGGATTGTGGGCGATCGCATCATGGCCATTGAACCCCACCTGACGAATACCGCCCCCGTGGAAATCGATGCCGCCGAAAAAATGGTCTCGGCTCCCTTTGTGGAATCTCATATTCACCTGGATTCAGCAATGACCGTGGGAGAACCGCGCTGGAACGAGAGCGGCACGTTATTTGAAGGGATTCGGATATGGGGGGAGCGGAAACAGTCCCTCACGTCAGAAGATGTGCAGGCGCGAGCGATCGCCGCCCTCAAAGCCCAAGCGAGTCAGGGGGTGCTGTTTGTGCGCACCCATGCGGATGTGAGTGAGGCGACATTAACGGCATTAAAATCGCTGTTGGCGGTGCGAGAGGCGGTGCGGGATTGGGTGACGGTGCAGGTGGTGGCGTTTCCCCAGGATGGGCTGTACGGTTCGCCCCGGAATGAGGGGTTAATGGAGGAGGCGATCGCCCTGGGGGTAGATGTGATCGGCGGCATTCCCCATTACGAACTGACCCGCGAGGATGGGGTGCGATCGGTAGAACGGCTGTTTGAACTAGCTATCCAGCACGATCGCTTAATTGACCTCCATTGTGATGAAATTGATGATGAACAATCGCGATTTTTAGAAGTGATGGCCGCCTGTACGCTGCGATCGGGGTTGGGCGATCGCGTCACCGCCAGCCACACCACCGCCTTCGGTTCCTACAACAACGCCTACGCCACAAAATTAATGGGAACCCTCCGCCGCGCCCAACTCAACATCATCGCCAACCCCCTGATTAACATCACCCTCCAAGGTCGCGGCGACACCTACCCCAAACGGCGGGGCATCACCCGCGTTAAAGAACTCTGGCAAAACGGCATCAACGTCAGCCTTGGCAATGACTGCATCCAAGACCCCTGGTATGCCCTGGGAACCGGGAATATGCTCGATCCAGCATCCATGGCGATCCATGCCTGCCACATGACGGGACGCGCCGAGATGGAAGCCTGTTATGACATGGTGACGCGCCACGGAGCGAAAACCTTGCATGTGGGCGATCGCTACGGCCTCGAAGTCGGCAAGCCTGCGAATTTAATCTGTTTGGATGCGATCGATCCCTACGATGCCCTGCGTCGTCGCGCCACCGTCACCCAGGTGATCAGTCGCGGCCATCTCCTTGCCCAAACCCAACCCCCCCAATGCCAATGGCATGGCGCATAA
- the hemE gene encoding uroporphyrinogen decarboxylase, with amino-acid sequence MTGSELPHLLRVARGEVLERPPVWMMRQAGRYMKVYRDLREKHPGFRERSENADLAIEISLQPWRAFRPDGVIMFSDILTPLPGIGIPFDIVESKGPMIDPPIRTMEQVEKLTPLDPDASLPFIRTILSTLRQEVGNESTVLGFVGAPWTLAAYAVEGKSSKNYAVIKKMAFSEPTVLHGLLAKIADAIATYTCHQIECGAQVVQMFDSWAGQLSPQDYEAFAQPYQQRVVDQVKAKHPDTPFILYISGSAGVLERMGKTGVDIISVDWTVDLAEARQRLGPNMKVQGNIDPGVLFGSKDFIRDRILDTVRQGGGQGHILNLGHGILPGTPEENVEHFFAIAKQVDQLLAVHA; translated from the coding sequence ATGACGGGGTCGGAATTACCACATTTACTGCGGGTTGCGCGGGGCGAAGTGCTCGAACGTCCGCCCGTTTGGATGATGCGCCAAGCCGGACGCTACATGAAGGTGTATCGGGATTTGCGCGAGAAGCATCCCGGTTTTCGCGAACGTTCGGAAAATGCCGACCTCGCCATTGAGATTTCGTTGCAACCCTGGCGGGCCTTTCGTCCCGATGGTGTGATCATGTTTTCGGATATTCTCACGCCGCTGCCGGGGATTGGCATCCCCTTTGACATTGTGGAAAGCAAAGGGCCGATGATCGACCCGCCGATCCGGACAATGGAACAGGTGGAGAAACTCACCCCCCTCGATCCCGATGCGTCGCTACCCTTCATCCGCACGATTTTAAGCACCCTGCGCCAAGAGGTGGGCAACGAGTCTACGGTGTTGGGCTTTGTGGGTGCGCCTTGGACCTTGGCGGCCTATGCCGTGGAGGGCAAGAGTTCTAAAAATTACGCCGTGATTAAGAAGATGGCGTTTTCGGAGCCGACGGTGCTCCATGGGTTGCTCGCGAAGATTGCCGATGCGATCGCCACCTATACCTGCCATCAGATTGAATGTGGGGCGCAGGTGGTGCAGATGTTTGACTCTTGGGCGGGGCAATTGAGTCCTCAAGACTACGAAGCCTTTGCCCAACCCTATCAGCAGCGCGTCGTGGATCAGGTCAAGGCGAAACATCCCGATACCCCGTTTATCCTCTACATCAGCGGTAGTGCTGGGGTGTTGGAACGGATGGGCAAAACGGGGGTGGATATTATTAGCGTTGATTGGACGGTGGATTTGGCCGAGGCGCGGCAACGGTTGGGCCCGAACATGAAGGTGCAGGGCAATATTGATCCGGGGGTGCTGTTTGGCTCCAAGGATTTCATTCGCGATCGCATCCTCGACACCGTGCGCCAAGGCGGTGGCCAAGGTCACATTCTCAACCTCGGCCATGGTATTCTCCCCGGTACACCAGAGGAGAACGTGGAGCATTTCTTTGCGATCGCCAAGCAAGTTGATCAACTGCTAGCGGTTCACGCCTAA